AAGACAAGTATTTGATCTCGATATAACTTGTAAAATTATAAGGTTGGTTGATTGAAAAAAATATGCAAAATATTTGTGGATAACTCGATTCGGCTCAAGCTCGGCTCAGCTCGGTTTTTCGTGAACaaactcgtgttcggctcgtttAATGAGCCGAGCTTGAACATCACTTTCGGCTCGGTTATTAAACTCGGATCGACTCTGCTCATTTTAAAAACAAATTCAGCTCGGCTCAGCGCTGTTTGTTTGCAGCTCTAATTAGTATTGATAAAGTAGAGTCGCTCGGACAATAGCCTTACTACACTAGTACAATTCAAAAGCTTTTAAGTAATAATGCAGTAATTAATGCTTAAACATAACGCAGGGCTGTTGTTAGCATTACCCATAAATAATATACCATAAAGATATATTTGTAATTCTTGAACTTCAGTGATCCGAATTTTTTTTTTGTGAaagtattttttaaaaatattgtcTTTCTTTGGACCTTAACAATGGATTTTAATTCAATATTCGTTACGTATTTAGTGACTTTCAGGGTGTTGAATGTCCAAGTAACTAAAGTTCTTTGTTTGAAAGTTCTTGTTTTATGTGAAGTTCTATTgtgtacatatacatatacatgtGCAAGTACAAGTAATTTCAAACATTTAGGAAGATGAAGAAAAAGATTAGTTGGGCTAGTTTAGGGAGGGGGATGAGAATTTGAGTTGAAGGGCAGTTCACCTATTAATGTATTATAACTATTTTAATTAACCTATCAACTATTCAAGGGGACTCGGTTTGCTGGGGTCTGGCTCTTCTTGACTCAATTCTACAACTTGATAAGTACAAGTCATGTTGAATATTCCTGTTGCTCTAGTAATGATAAGCACAATAGCGAGTCCTGAACTAAATTTTAGACCTAACTTTTTGTTAAAGTTCAATGTATTATTTAAAGATACATTTGCTTCTAATAAATTATATTAAGTATTAATCAACAGCATTTCTGATTTTTCAGAAAACCATGATTCCTCATACCGAGGCAGTTTCTCTGACAGCTCATACAATGGTGCTACAAAAGCCCTTGGAGGCTCCGACCAAGGTGTTAGATGGTTTTGAAAATATGCAAAAAGCATCGTGTGTTAACACCTTGGACATGGGGGTGCAAGAAGAGGACTTGGTGAAGAATTCTGTAGTAAATGCAGACAGGGGTACAGAAATCGGTGTTCCAGTTCAAGGGATAGGCAATGATCAGGTGAGGTCTCCTAGGGGTGATGGTGATGTTGTGTTTTGGCAAGGCTATCCGGTTAACTCTGAGTTTGTTTCTCTACTTGATCGGATCATGAATAAGTACCCGGAAACCTTTGAGATCTTTACCACCACAAACAAGAAGTTGTCCACAATGAAGCTGAATATGTTGGCCAACTCTGTAAGTGTCTTTACCAAAATCTCAATGACTCAGGTTGATACTGACATGATTGCTGAGCACAGGATTGTATTTGATGCATTGCACAAACTGGGATTCAACATAAGTTGGCTTGTCAACCGTCTCAACTACATAGAACAGCTCCAAGTTTCACAACCCATACTTTCTGAGCTGCATGCAATTGATTGTCGTATTGAGCATGCCAAAGATAAATTACAAAAGTTACAGATTCAGATTGATGATACCAAGACTGAATTGCAAGATCTACATACTCTTCGCACTGAGAAGATGCAACAGATTCAAAAAACTCTTGGAACTACAAGCCTTGTTGTTGGCTACATTGGAGATGATATATTGTCTGATCCCTGATTTTCACGGGATCGATTGTATGTTTGAGAGTTGTTTGGATTCTGTAGTGTCCTTTCTGGTGTCTGTTCTGTAGTCCTTAAGTCCCCTGGTACTTCTATGGTATCTGCATTAATATGTTCCTTAATCCTGAAGCAACTCGTACTTTATGGGATCATGGTTACTTATGTAGTATTGATCTGTTCTGCGAGCAGGGAAGTGTTTATATGCATTGTTAGGATCTTGTAGGATGTTCTTACCTGGGTCTTTATATAAGATTTTCCTAGAAAATCTTACTATAAGTTCCAGGCCACTTCATATTGTAATGATTCAATTACTTTTCAGGCCGCTTCATGCAATTTCCTCCATGCCTTGGGTCTCACACATTTGTGCTCTCTAGTCAATAACTTGATTACTAGTACTTGGTGCCACTTTAAGAGCTTAGAACCACCATCCTCAGAACAATGCCACATGTTTTGCGGACAATTGGAGATGGAACCTTGATTCTTTGTCGTTTTTAGCCTTTTTTTTACGATGGGGGTAGCATTAATTGGTAGATCCAATGGTTTTTATGTTCTCTCTTTCACATGATGTCCTCCTAAAAACTAAGGAGCATCAATACAAATACAAATTTCATAATATGTTTTCCTCTTCACGTGCTTTCATCCCTCTTTAAAACTCGGAACAAGGTGCTTAACATCCGGATTATAGGTGTAACCATTAATATCTTGAATGAGCAGTGAACCTAGATCATCTTTAGAACCCTAAAAAATGGAGACTTTGTGGTTGATATAATAATCCCATATGATAAACTACAAAAATTACAAGTTCTTTTTGATGATACAAAATCTGTCTTTGTGCTGAGAAATGCAACAGATTCAGGAAGCTTTTGGAACTATGGGAACAAACCTTGTTGTTGTCTACATTTGAGATGGTGATATATTATCGGCTCCCTGATTGTCAGGGCTTTGTTTTATGTCCGGGAGTTGTTTGATTCCATAGTTACTCTTTTTGGTGTTTGTTCTGTAGTCCTAAAGTCCCCTGGTACTTTTTATCATAGCTATCGATC
This genomic interval from Apium graveolens cultivar Ventura chromosome 8, ASM990537v1, whole genome shotgun sequence contains the following:
- the LOC141678417 gene encoding uncharacterized protein LOC141678417 isoform X2, which codes for MEQSNDPCKNHKVIVLAPNIRNFTSVNFCPVTFGVTKLERVNIRFEDFDEETVAEEKGTRKYCLLITDMFWGLRGAKILTLDLKTIEALSYLLNILVNSPSPFFKLEYVKVPHGYNVSRMSTNLKNYLLGSSPKAAIVTTLPQKTMIPHTEAVSLTAHTMVLQKPLEAPTKVLDGFENMQKASCVNTLDMGVQEEDLVKNSVVNADRGTEIGVPVQGIGNDQVRSPRGDGDVVFWQGYPVNSEFVSLLDRIMNKYPETFEIFTTTNKKLSTMKLNMLANSVSVFTKISMTQVDTDMIAEHRIVFDALHKLGFNISWLVNRLNYIEQLQVSQPILSELHAIDCRIEHAKDKLQKLQIQIDDTKTELQDLHTLRTEKMQQIQKTLGTTSLVVGYIGDDILSDP